Proteins from one Clostridium cellulovorans 743B genomic window:
- a CDS encoding YkoP family protein — MTNRIIEKIDNLIVKLFHWNHIPFSETNFLYLDIFTYKGKSKKLTDGTTINKGDLVGEIHIDNKNLKNLNTSYPSLIRSFQCELEALKICYKENTPKYSEIKAIYGVSVFYEILKRQGFTILKIDNPLLCFLGSVWENILRFALNSTGRKSRKKFVFSKECWISKSQIESTRSRNKKKI; from the coding sequence ATGACAAACAGAATCATAGAAAAAATTGATAACCTTATAGTAAAATTATTTCATTGGAATCATATTCCTTTTAGTGAAACAAACTTTCTATACCTAGATATTTTTACCTACAAAGGTAAAAGCAAAAAATTGACTGATGGGACAACAATAAATAAAGGTGACCTTGTAGGTGAAATTCATATCGATAATAAGAATCTAAAGAATCTTAATACAAGCTATCCTAGTTTAATCCGAAGCTTTCAATGTGAACTAGAAGCATTAAAAATTTGTTATAAAGAGAATACACCAAAATATTCAGAAATAAAGGCTATTTACGGAGTATCTGTATTTTATGAAATTTTAAAAAGACAAGGTTTTACTATTTTAAAAATAGATAACCCTCTCCTTTGCTTTCTTGGCTCCGTCTGGGAAAACATTTTAAGATTTGCCTTAAATAGTACTGGTAGAAAATCAAGAAAAAAATTTGTTTTCTCTAAAGAATGTTGGATTTCCAAATCACAAATAGAGTCTACACGCTCTAGAAATAAGAAAAAAATTTAA
- a CDS encoding clostri-philic family protein, translating into MKKQHDTIDSMQKGQRRQKLHEAQDNHGTRKNPPAYENFEGNDIEVKIEKRK; encoded by the coding sequence ATGAAAAAGCAACATGATACCATTGATTCTATGCAAAAAGGACAAAGAAGACAAAAACTTCATGAGGCTCAAGATAATCATGGGACGAGGAAAAACCCACCAGCTTATGAAAATTTCGAAGGTAATGATATAGAAGTAAAGATAGAAAAGAGAAAATAG
- a CDS encoding AI-2E family transporter, with protein sequence MILDKKSIYKIAGLLVFAITFYFCVNNFDAVLGVLSYCYTLLLPFILGGCIAFILNIPMNYFSNKFSRVQGNKLGSLVRKGNKIFSLILSFVLVLGVIILVLALVIPQIAETAKRLPTTFENASVIVKSWIENVDWLSNDIINKINVIEIDWNSVFNEIKSSVFNGAGSMISSTIGVATSFLNGVVNFSLGLVFSIYLLLDKENLSKQCKKILYAFLPKEKVVSILEIASLANKTFSNFLTGQCVEAVILGFLFFVTMSILHFPYAMVVSVFIACTALIPVFGAFIGGGLGFFLIVMDNPTKALLFLVLFLVLQQIEGNLIYPRVVGNSVGLPSMWVLVAITLGGKLMGLTGMLIFIPLCSVAYVLFRKAVNNKLYKKKIIVE encoded by the coding sequence ATGATATTAGATAAAAAATCAATTTATAAAATTGCAGGCTTATTAGTTTTCGCTATTACATTTTATTTTTGTGTAAACAATTTTGATGCTGTACTAGGAGTACTTAGTTACTGCTATACTCTATTATTACCTTTTATTTTAGGAGGATGTATAGCTTTCATATTAAATATTCCAATGAATTATTTTAGCAACAAGTTTTCCAGGGTACAAGGAAATAAATTAGGATCGCTAGTTAGAAAAGGAAATAAAATTTTCAGTCTTATTTTATCCTTTGTTCTAGTACTAGGCGTAATTATCCTAGTTTTAGCATTAGTTATACCTCAAATTGCAGAAACAGCTAAACGCTTACCTACAACCTTTGAAAATGCTTCTGTTATAGTAAAATCATGGATAGAAAATGTAGATTGGTTGTCAAATGACATAATTAATAAAATTAATGTCATTGAAATCGACTGGAATAGTGTATTCAATGAAATAAAATCATCTGTTTTTAACGGTGCTGGTTCCATGATATCATCTACCATTGGAGTTGCTACTTCTTTCTTAAATGGTGTAGTTAATTTTTCATTAGGTCTTGTATTTTCAATATACTTGCTACTAGACAAAGAAAACTTGAGCAAACAATGCAAGAAAATTCTATATGCATTTCTCCCAAAAGAAAAGGTGGTTTCTATATTAGAAATAGCCTCACTAGCAAATAAGACTTTTTCTAATTTTCTTACTGGACAATGTGTTGAGGCAGTTATTTTAGGCTTTCTTTTCTTTGTAACTATGAGTATTTTACACTTCCCCTATGCTATGGTAGTAAGCGTATTTATTGCTTGCACAGCACTTATACCTGTTTTTGGCGCTTTCATAGGAGGAGGTTTAGGATTTTTCTTAATTGTTATGGATAATCCAACTAAAGCACTTTTATTTTTAGTCCTATTTTTAGTCTTACAGCAAATTGAAGGAAATCTTATATATCCACGTGTCGTAGGAAATTCTGTAGGTCTCCCATCAATGTGGGTACTTGTAGCAATTACCCTCGGTGGCAAGTTAATGGGGTTAACTGGAATGCTTATATTTATTCCATTATGTTCTGTAGCTTATGTATTATTCCGTAAAGCAGTCAATAATAAACTGTACAAAAAGAAAATTATAGTAGAGTAG
- a CDS encoding ferredoxin hydrogenase: MKTIVIDGNVIETSDVTTILKLAKDNNIDISTLCFLPDCIDIGNCGVCKVEIQGREQLVTACNTLVEDGMVIDTKSERVAEAVKGRLSELLDKHEFKCGTCPRKENCEFLKLVIKHKARATTPFMPKDKTEYLDVRSKSIIIDRTKCVLCGRCEATCESKTGTASIKIVRDGDLVRVSTTDDKCFDDTNCLLCGQCVAVCPVAALSEKPHIDRVKEALEDPEKHVIVAMAPSVRTALGELFKMGYGVDVTGKIYTALKELGFNRIFDINFGADMTIMEEATELIQRINNNGPFPMFTSCCPGWVRQAENYYPELLSNLSSAKSPQQIFGAATKSYYPSISDIDPSKIFTVTIMPCTAKKYEADRPEMENDGLRNIDAVITTRELAKMVKDAKINFATLEDGECDLAMGEYTGAGTIFGATGGVMEAALRTAKDFVEKADLHDIEYEAVRGLNGIKEATVEIGGSEYNVAVINGSVNVFEFIKSGALDRKQYHFIEVMACPGGCVNGGGQPHVPVADRMDMDIRLVRASVLYNQDKNLPKRKSHENEALKRMYDSYYGTPGEGLAHKLLHVKYKK; the protein is encoded by the coding sequence ATGAAAACTATAGTTATTGATGGTAATGTGATAGAGACTAGTGATGTTACTACGATTTTAAAATTAGCGAAAGATAACAACATAGATATTTCTACACTATGTTTTTTACCTGACTGTATAGATATAGGCAACTGTGGGGTATGTAAAGTAGAAATTCAAGGAAGAGAACAGTTGGTTACAGCGTGCAATACGTTAGTAGAAGATGGAATGGTTATCGATACGAAATCTGAAAGAGTTGCGGAAGCAGTTAAAGGAAGATTGTCAGAGTTATTAGATAAGCATGAATTTAAATGTGGAACTTGCCCGAGAAAAGAAAATTGTGAGTTTTTAAAGTTAGTTATTAAACATAAAGCGAGAGCAACTACTCCGTTTATGCCAAAAGATAAAACAGAGTATTTAGATGTTAGAAGTAAATCTATAATAATAGACAGAACTAAATGTGTACTATGTGGAAGATGTGAAGCAACTTGTGAAAGTAAAACAGGTACTGCTTCAATTAAGATAGTTAGAGATGGTGACCTGGTTAGAGTTAGCACTACAGATGATAAGTGCTTTGATGATACAAATTGTTTACTATGTGGACAATGTGTTGCTGTCTGTCCAGTTGCTGCATTGTCAGAAAAACCACACATAGACAGAGTAAAAGAAGCTTTAGAAGATCCAGAGAAACATGTTATTGTAGCTATGGCTCCATCTGTAAGAACAGCTTTAGGGGAGCTATTTAAAATGGGATATGGTGTAGATGTAACAGGAAAAATATATACTGCACTTAAAGAATTAGGATTTAATAGGATTTTTGATATAAACTTTGGCGCTGATATGACTATAATGGAAGAAGCTACAGAACTTATTCAAAGAATAAATAATAATGGTCCATTCCCAATGTTTACATCTTGCTGTCCAGGTTGGGTGAGACAAGCTGAAAATTATTATCCAGAATTATTATCTAATCTTTCTTCAGCAAAATCACCACAACAAATTTTTGGTGCAGCTACAAAATCTTATTATCCTTCTATATCAGATATAGATCCTAGTAAGATATTTACTGTAACTATAATGCCATGCACAGCTAAGAAATACGAGGCAGATAGACCAGAGATGGAAAATGACGGTCTTAGAAATATAGATGCAGTAATAACTACAAGAGAGTTAGCTAAGATGGTAAAGGATGCGAAAATCAATTTTGCAACTCTTGAAGATGGTGAATGTGATTTAGCTATGGGTGAATATACTGGTGCTGGAACGATCTTTGGTGCAACAGGTGGGGTAATGGAAGCTGCGCTAAGAACTGCTAAGGATTTTGTTGAGAAAGCTGATCTTCATGATATAGAATATGAAGCAGTAAGAGGTTTGAATGGAATAAAAGAAGCAACTGTTGAAATCGGCGGAAGTGAGTATAACGTAGCAGTAATTAACGGTTCTGTTAATGTATTTGAATTTATCAAATCTGGAGCATTAGATAGAAAACAATATCACTTTATTGAAGTTATGGCATGTCCGGGCGGATGCGTGAACGGAGGAGGTCAACCTCATGTACCAGTAGCAGATAGAATGGATATGGATATAAGATTAGTAAGAGCATCTGTATTATATAATCAAGACAAAAATCTTCCAAAGAGAAAGTCTCATGAAAATGAAGCTTTAAAAAGAATGTATGATAGTTATTATGGAACTCCAGGGGAAGGCTTAGCACATAAGCTTTTACATGTAAAATATAAAAAATAA
- a CDS encoding GTP pyrophosphokinase: protein MREVDTKLTILNDEFQVIHDHNPIEHIKSRIKTPESIVKKLKRKGFEITAENMKTHISDIAGIRVICSFTSDIYKIFELITSQSDITLLKVKDYIKSPKPNGYRSLHLLVEVPVFLSEKTEPMKVEIQIRTVAMDFWASLEHKIHYKFEKTPPQYILDNLKLCADTVNALDAEMLMLNEEIQKYK from the coding sequence TTGAGAGAGGTTGATACGAAACTTACGATATTAAATGATGAATTTCAGGTTATACATGACCACAATCCAATTGAACATATTAAATCAAGGATAAAAACACCTGAAAGCATCGTAAAAAAACTTAAGAGAAAAGGCTTTGAAATAACTGCTGAGAATATGAAAACCCATATAAGCGACATTGCTGGAATAAGAGTGATTTGTTCGTTTACTTCTGATATATATAAAATATTTGAACTAATCACTAGTCAAAGTGATATTACTCTTTTAAAAGTAAAAGATTATATTAAAAGTCCAAAACCTAATGGTTATAGAAGTTTACATCTTTTAGTAGAGGTTCCTGTGTTTTTATCTGAAAAAACTGAGCCAATGAAAGTCGAAATACAAATCCGTACAGTTGCTATGGATTTTTGGGCAAGCCTTGAACATAAAATACACTACAAATTCGAAAAAACCCCACCCCAGTACATTTTAGACAACTTAAAGTTATGCGCTGATACCGTTAATGCTCTAGATGCAGAAATGCTTATGTTAAACGAGGAAATTCAAAAATATAAATAG
- a CDS encoding ABC transporter ATP-binding protein has translation MLKVEDLVVAYGGIEALKGVNIKVEEGKIITIVGANGAGKSTLLRTIVGLEKPKGGKISYEGNDLLKEKTRNLAQKGLTLVPEGRRIFPNLSVLENIKLGAYYRKDKKAIEEDIKWVYSLFPRLEERKWQQAGTLSGGEQQMLAIGRALMSKPKLLMMDEPSLGLAPIVVQDIFNIMKEIHKQGVTILLVEQNANLALKIADYGYVMETGIITMQGTGKELLLNEEIKKAYLGETVSAV, from the coding sequence ATGCTTAAAGTAGAAGATTTGGTTGTAGCTTACGGAGGCATTGAAGCTTTAAAAGGAGTCAATATAAAAGTTGAAGAAGGAAAGATAATTACTATAGTAGGTGCTAACGGAGCTGGGAAAAGCACTTTGCTTAGAACTATTGTTGGACTTGAAAAACCAAAGGGCGGCAAAATAAGCTATGAAGGTAATGATTTATTAAAGGAAAAGACTAGGAACCTTGCGCAGAAGGGATTAACCCTTGTCCCAGAAGGAAGAAGGATTTTCCCAAATCTTTCAGTTTTAGAAAATATTAAACTTGGAGCTTATTATAGAAAAGATAAAAAGGCTATAGAAGAGGATATTAAATGGGTGTATTCATTATTTCCTAGGTTAGAAGAAAGAAAATGGCAGCAGGCAGGAACACTTTCTGGTGGTGAGCAGCAGATGCTAGCTATAGGAAGAGCTCTTATGTCAAAGCCAAAGCTTTTAATGATGGATGAGCCATCTTTGGGACTTGCACCTATAGTTGTTCAAGATATTTTTAATATAATGAAAGAAATTCATAAACAAGGAGTTACTATATTACTTGTTGAACAAAATGCAAACCTTGCATTAAAAATTGCAGACTATGGATACGTAATGGAAACTGGAATTATTACAATGCAAGGTACAGGAAAAGAACTGCTTCTAAATGAGGAAATTAAGAAAGCATATTTGGGAGAAACAGTTAGCGCAGTATAA